The proteins below come from a single Gimesia alba genomic window:
- a CDS encoding ABC transporter permease translates to MSFDPIPYDLLDALKHFLKVFGSSMLIALFVCLIVGVITRGSKGFVDVFRGVLDFFVQIVHISCRRIWSLTTLTIRESLRQKILFVFIIFAVLFMFAGWFLAGTADRPDLQVQSYIDFVLKAISWLVIPIMLLLACWSLPEDIRLRTIHTVVTKPVYRIEIVIGRMLGFTLLGTAILVVMGGIGYIWITRQVPESARESLVSKVPVYGDISFTNREGAPTEFGINVGDIWMYRSYIEGATKASAIYKFKNIDESDAIDDELNLQSSFEAFRTHKGNMEKGGILYQFTFVNPDTGMRVDTAPLINKEYSDNRLKINRKILQKSNEGKEAVEVDIFDDLVDKDGNLTVEVRCLEAGQLLGMARPDLFIRTPDRAFLVGYSKAVLGIWLPMVLVIMLGVTISCFVKGPVAILTTLTIVMVGFMSKEYMNEILSGQMEASGAIEAWYRLITHMNSQTELPRGPVRGIIEFVDGGIINFLWLCQQVIPNFGIFSNMREYVIKGFDVSWSAALLPGIVTSAAYVLPCLLISFYSLKLRELEAK, encoded by the coding sequence ATGTCCTTTGATCCTATTCCTTATGACCTGCTTGATGCCCTTAAACATTTTCTCAAAGTGTTTGGGAGCTCAATGCTCATCGCTCTTTTTGTCTGTTTAATTGTGGGTGTGATTACTCGCGGATCAAAAGGGTTTGTCGATGTTTTTCGAGGAGTCCTGGACTTTTTCGTCCAGATCGTACACATCTCCTGCCGCCGCATCTGGTCGCTCACCACGTTGACAATCCGTGAATCCTTACGGCAGAAAATTCTGTTTGTCTTTATTATTTTCGCCGTCCTGTTCATGTTCGCGGGCTGGTTTCTTGCTGGTACGGCCGATCGCCCCGATCTACAGGTCCAGTCCTATATCGACTTCGTATTAAAGGCCATCAGCTGGCTTGTGATTCCCATTATGCTACTGCTGGCCTGCTGGTCTCTGCCCGAAGATATTCGTCTTAGAACCATTCATACGGTCGTCACAAAACCCGTTTACCGCATTGAAATCGTCATTGGTAGAATGCTGGGATTCACCTTGCTGGGCACCGCCATTCTGGTTGTGATGGGAGGCATTGGATACATCTGGATCACACGGCAGGTTCCCGAATCGGCCCGAGAAAGTCTGGTCTCCAAAGTTCCCGTGTATGGTGATATCTCCTTCACGAACCGTGAGGGTGCCCCGACCGAATTCGGGATCAATGTGGGTGACATCTGGATGTACCGCAGTTATATCGAAGGTGCCACCAAAGCCAGTGCCATCTACAAATTCAAAAACATCGACGAAAGTGATGCCATCGACGATGAACTGAATCTCCAATCCTCGTTCGAAGCATTTCGAACCCATAAAGGGAATATGGAAAAAGGGGGAATCCTCTATCAGTTCACATTCGTGAATCCGGACACGGGGATGCGTGTCGATACTGCCCCACTGATTAACAAGGAATATTCCGATAACAGACTAAAAATCAACCGTAAAATTCTTCAGAAAAGTAATGAAGGTAAAGAGGCCGTCGAAGTCGACATCTTTGATGATCTGGTTGATAAAGACGGCAATTTGACCGTTGAAGTTCGGTGTCTGGAAGCCGGCCAGTTACTGGGTATGGCCCGCCCCGACCTTTTCATTCGGACACCAGACCGCGCCTTCCTGGTAGGATATTCCAAGGCGGTACTCGGGATCTGGTTGCCGATGGTACTTGTGATCATGCTCGGCGTGACGATCAGCTGTTTCGTCAAAGGCCCCGTTGCCATTCTCACGACATTGACCATCGTCATGGTCGGATTTATGTCCAAAGAATACATGAACGAAATTTTGAGTGGTCAAATGGAAGCCTCAGGCGCCATCGAAGCCTGGTATCGCTTAATAACTCACATGAATTCTCAAACAGAACTCCCTCGTGGTCCCGTAAGAGGAATAATCGAGTTCGTTGACGGCGGTATTATTAACTTCCTCTGGCTCTGCCAGCAGGTGATCCCCAACTTTGGAATTTTCTCAAACATGCGGGAATATGTGATCAAAGGGTTTGATGTTTCCTGGAGTGCAGCACTGCTGCCCGGTATCGTTACTTCCGCCGCTTATGTTCTTCCTTGCTTACTTATTTCATTTTATAGCTTGAAACTTCGCGAATTGGAGGCGAAATGA
- a CDS encoding DUF58 domain-containing protein, protein MANVEQYLKPEVIQTVARLDLRAKFIVEGFLSGLHASPYHGFSVEFSEHRRYSQGDDPRDIDWQVYAKTDRFYIKKYQAETNLTGYLVLDLSESMAYTFRQKLTKFDYGICLAASLAYMMIHQQDPVGLITFGDRIKNFLPARSKRGQLGNILAMLANSQPSGVTEFSQNIQQIASMSRHRSLFMIFSDLLTDQKSVLDSLQRLRYAGHDVILFHILDEAEVYFPFEGMVDLKEPELGDSMVLDAEGMKADYLEAVKEMRETYQEKLQAMGVDYVPLDTSMPFDKALIEYLSQRKARF, encoded by the coding sequence ATGGCCAATGTGGAACAATATCTCAAACCTGAAGTAATACAGACAGTTGCGCGCCTCGACTTAAGGGCAAAATTCATTGTCGAAGGCTTTCTGAGCGGCCTGCACGCCAGTCCCTACCACGGGTTTAGCGTCGAATTCAGTGAACACCGCCGTTATTCGCAGGGAGATGACCCACGGGACATCGACTGGCAGGTCTATGCGAAAACCGACCGGTTTTATATCAAAAAGTATCAGGCGGAAACCAATCTGACCGGATACCTGGTTCTCGATTTATCAGAGAGTATGGCTTATACCTTTCGCCAGAAACTGACCAAATTCGATTATGGAATCTGTCTGGCGGCCTCACTCGCCTATATGATGATTCATCAACAGGACCCTGTCGGATTGATTACATTCGGTGACAGGATCAAAAATTTTCTCCCGGCCCGCAGTAAAAGAGGCCAACTGGGAAATATCCTGGCGATGCTGGCAAATTCACAGCCCAGCGGTGTGACAGAATTCTCACAGAATATTCAGCAGATTGCTTCGATGTCCAGACATCGCAGCCTGTTTATGATCTTCTCCGACTTATTGACCGATCAGAAAAGTGTGCTGGACAGCCTGCAGCGATTGCGCTATGCAGGCCATGACGTCATCCTGTTTCATATCCTGGATGAAGCAGAAGTCTATTTCCCCTTTGAAGGCATGGTCGACCTGAAAGAGCCCGAACTGGGAGACTCGATGGTTCTGGACGCGGAAGGCATGAAAGCAGACTACCTGGAAGCTGTGAAGGAAATGAGGGAAACCTATCAGGAAAAATTACAGGCAATGGGCGTTGATTATGTTCCCCTCGATACCAGCATGCCGTTCGACAAAGCTTTGATTGAATATCTATCCCAAAGAAAAGCCCGCTTCTAG
- a CDS encoding DUF1501 domain-containing protein: MTFKQSRADQSGTFTTPGLLNRRELLRTAGGGIGLMALESLLKTDRVSYAASGSGSLKPKAPDFQPRAKRLIWLFMHGGPSHVDLWDPKPDLVKYSGQPLPDSFGEVMTRRKVAKNPLLAPIKPFRRRGESGLEVSDFLPHTGALVDDLCVVRSLHGDSVNHPQSVYQMNTGSILMGHPSVGSWVAYGLGSENADMPAFVVMPDPGGGIKGGPPAWGSGYLPATFQGTTMRPGKTPILNLKPPASISSRQQRATLDLIQSMNRRHYENRDRDDELSARISAYELAFRMQTAAPELVDLTQETKETHAMYGLDDPKTRDFGERCLLARRMIERGVRFVQLYSGDTVGWDAHSDVTRNHTTYCRKTDQPVAALLKDLNRRGLLEDTLVVWCGEFGRMPMSEQGKGRDHNPWGYCGWLAGAGITGGRAYGATDAIGLRAVEQKVHVNQFHATLLHLMGLDHETLTYFHNGLDERLTGPAEVEVVKGLLT, encoded by the coding sequence ATGACGTTCAAACAATCGCGCGCGGATCAGTCTGGCACGTTTACGACACCCGGATTATTGAATCGGCGGGAGTTGTTGAGAACCGCTGGTGGCGGAATCGGGTTGATGGCATTGGAGTCTTTGTTGAAAACCGATCGTGTCTCTTATGCTGCTTCTGGTTCCGGTTCTCTCAAGCCGAAGGCGCCTGATTTTCAACCACGTGCCAAGCGATTGATCTGGCTGTTTATGCATGGCGGCCCAAGCCACGTTGATCTATGGGACCCCAAGCCGGACCTGGTGAAATATTCGGGACAGCCTTTGCCCGACAGTTTCGGTGAAGTGATGACGCGACGCAAGGTCGCGAAGAATCCATTACTGGCGCCGATCAAACCGTTTCGACGGCGTGGGGAATCGGGTTTGGAAGTCAGTGATTTTCTACCGCATACGGGCGCGCTGGTGGATGATTTATGTGTCGTGCGCTCATTGCACGGCGATAGTGTGAATCATCCCCAGTCGGTATACCAGATGAATACCGGCAGCATTTTGATGGGGCATCCGAGTGTGGGGAGCTGGGTCGCTTATGGACTTGGTTCGGAGAATGCCGACATGCCCGCGTTTGTGGTCATGCCAGATCCGGGCGGCGGAATCAAAGGAGGCCCGCCTGCTTGGGGAAGCGGTTATCTGCCTGCGACGTTTCAGGGAACAACAATGCGCCCGGGAAAGACGCCGATTTTGAATTTGAAACCGCCCGCCTCAATTTCTTCGCGGCAGCAACGTGCGACGTTGGATCTGATTCAATCGATGAACCGGCGGCATTATGAAAATCGAGATCGGGATGATGAATTGTCGGCGCGCATCTCTGCTTACGAGTTGGCATTTCGGATGCAGACGGCGGCGCCTGAACTGGTTGACCTGACCCAGGAGACAAAAGAGACGCATGCGATGTATGGCCTGGATGATCCAAAGACGCGTGACTTTGGTGAACGGTGTTTGCTGGCGCGACGCATGATTGAACGGGGGGTGCGGTTTGTGCAACTCTATTCCGGCGACACCGTCGGCTGGGATGCGCACAGTGATGTGACCCGCAATCATACAACATATTGTCGTAAGACAGATCAGCCGGTGGCGGCGTTGCTGAAAGATCTCAATCGACGCGGCTTGCTGGAAGACACCCTGGTGGTCTGGTGTGGCGAGTTTGGTCGGATGCCGATGAGCGAGCAGGGCAAAGGCCGCGATCATAACCCATGGGGGTATTGCGGCTGGTTGGCTGGTGCCGGGATCACTGGCGGCCGCGCTTATGGAGCCACCGATGCGATTGGCCTGCGTGCGGTGGAGCAGAAGGTCCATGTGAATCAGTTTCATGCGACATTGTTGCACCTGATGGGCCTGGATCATGAAACCCTGACCTACTTCCATAACGGTCTGGATGAAAGGCTGACGGGACCCGCGGAGGTCGAAGTGGTGAAAGGACTACTGACATGA
- the dnaG gene encoding DNA primase encodes MSPGFDQNFKELVRQRTNIVELVSESVQLVQSGRDFKCICPFHNDHNPSMVVYPDRGTWRCWVCNTGGDCFSWVEKYDDVSFFEALKILAEKAHLELPKLSPGANQAQRSNQVEKASLFDVMKWAEAQFHHCLLETPEGEYARRYLMEDRGYTEETIKQFRLGFHPDNWQWLVNRAQGKFAAPLLAEARLIFKKENHTRYSDYFVNRVMFPVRDERKRVVAFGGRILPGSGSEGLAKYFNSPESIIFTKSKLLFGLDEARQRIRETETVVVVEGYTDCITAHQFGVSNVVATLGTALTETHVSYLKRLARKVVLVFDGDNAGQQAAERSLTKFISQEVDLKILTLPAGKDPADFLEEQGAERLKQLIEKAPEAWNFKLNVCVQKFGLESIDGQHRILEEMLELLAASPNLTGKIREDIILRKLADRLGLHEAVVRKRLSEVKQKKSPGFNSSLSSTESHSIPNTFPSSGDIQETDNTTKDNQLESELLEIIFVYPECVPQIQQHISPANLKNPQLRFLYQLSIDLTKEGVVPELNRILDRIDDPELKQLVVKIDAHAHEKAIHSKLHTSSASLEGIPHFLKHSIKNLKWREERELHERTKGLLFQKAQEQSLNSDAKELLKKASEFHQKRNQKNSLEPH; translated from the coding sequence GTGTCGCCAGGATTTGATCAAAACTTCAAAGAACTGGTCCGCCAGAGAACGAACATCGTGGAACTGGTTTCTGAATCAGTTCAACTGGTTCAAAGCGGCCGCGATTTCAAATGCATCTGCCCTTTTCATAATGACCACAATCCTTCCATGGTGGTCTACCCTGATCGTGGCACTTGGCGCTGCTGGGTCTGTAATACAGGCGGAGACTGTTTTTCCTGGGTGGAAAAATACGATGACGTCAGTTTCTTTGAAGCACTGAAAATCCTGGCTGAGAAGGCTCACCTTGAGCTTCCTAAGCTGTCGCCGGGAGCGAATCAGGCACAACGATCGAATCAAGTCGAAAAGGCGTCGTTATTTGATGTGATGAAGTGGGCTGAAGCGCAATTTCATCATTGTTTATTGGAGACACCAGAAGGGGAATATGCCCGCCGCTACCTGATGGAAGATCGGGGATACACGGAAGAAACCATCAAACAGTTTCGTCTGGGCTTTCATCCTGATAACTGGCAATGGCTGGTGAATCGGGCGCAAGGCAAATTTGCGGCTCCATTATTGGCAGAGGCCAGATTAATCTTCAAAAAAGAGAATCATACCCGTTATTCGGATTATTTCGTCAATCGGGTGATGTTTCCGGTTCGCGACGAACGGAAACGTGTTGTTGCTTTTGGGGGACGTATTCTCCCGGGGAGCGGTTCAGAGGGGTTGGCGAAGTATTTTAACAGTCCCGAGAGTATCATCTTTACTAAGAGCAAGCTGTTATTCGGTTTGGATGAAGCAAGACAGAGAATTCGTGAGACAGAAACCGTTGTGGTCGTGGAAGGGTACACGGATTGCATAACAGCACACCAGTTTGGCGTGTCGAATGTTGTGGCAACTCTGGGGACGGCGCTGACTGAAACGCACGTTTCCTATCTGAAGCGACTGGCTCGTAAAGTGGTTCTGGTGTTTGACGGTGACAACGCAGGTCAGCAGGCGGCGGAACGATCTTTAACGAAATTCATCTCACAAGAAGTCGATTTAAAAATATTAACATTACCGGCGGGGAAAGATCCTGCTGATTTTCTGGAAGAGCAGGGGGCTGAGCGTTTGAAGCAGCTGATTGAAAAAGCCCCTGAAGCATGGAATTTTAAATTGAATGTTTGTGTCCAGAAATTTGGACTGGAGTCAATTGATGGTCAACACCGAATTTTAGAAGAAATGCTTGAACTTTTGGCGGCAAGTCCCAACCTAACCGGCAAAATTCGTGAAGACATCATATTAAGAAAGTTAGCAGATCGACTGGGTTTACACGAAGCAGTTGTCCGAAAACGACTGAGTGAAGTCAAACAAAAAAAAAGCCCCGGTTTTAATTCGAGTCTCTCCTCCACCGAATCCCACTCGATTCCGAATACGTTCCCTTCTTCTGGTGACATCCAGGAAACAGACAACACTACGAAAGACAATCAACTTGAGAGCGAACTTCTTGAAATCATCTTCGTGTATCCGGAATGCGTCCCACAAATTCAACAACATATTTCCCCTGCCAACTTGAAGAATCCTCAGTTACGGTTTCTCTATCAGTTAAGCATCGATTTAACTAAAGAGGGAGTTGTACCGGAACTGAATCGAATTCTGGATCGGATTGATGATCCGGAATTAAAGCAGCTGGTCGTCAAAATTGACGCGCATGCTCACGAAAAAGCGATTCATTCTAAACTTCATACCAGCTCGGCCTCACTTGAGGGAATTCCTCATTTTTTGAAGCATTCCATCAAAAATCTGAAATGGCGGGAAGAACGTGAACTCCACGAACGAACCAAGGGACTTCTGTTTCAGAAGGCCCAGGAACAAAGTCTGAATTCCGATGCGAAAGAACTGTTGAAAAAAGCATCGGAATTCCACCAGAAACGAAACCAGAAAAACTCACTTGAGCCCCATTAA
- a CDS encoding DUF1549 and DUF1553 domain-containing protein, which translates to MKQVFRIQWLFLVTCCLLFFTDSGSAHERFKLKESPITKADREHWSFQPIQRPGLPAVKKQEWSRTPIDRFILARLEAEKLQPAHDADRTTLIRRLYFDVIGLPPMPEDVDRFLADQSKDAYEKLVDRLLASEHYGERWAQHWLDLARFAETDGYEHDKIRPHAWKYRDWVIKALNADMPYDQFVRWQLAGDVIAPQNPDAKIATAFCLSGPDMPDINSQEERRHTLLNEMTSTVGSVFMALQMGCAQCHDHKYDPISTIDFYRMRAFFEPAVKPVRNQSVLMLASTGTSGQPSHVMIRGDWRQPGPQVQPAFLRVANLNDLNVESNDAKQQRLAFARWLTQDEHPLTSRVIVNRIWQHHFGRGLSTSPSDFGTMGESPSHPELMDWLAAELIASDWKIKSLHRLILTSSVYRQASRPKLRSLQKNKDWEQSLKVDPEATLLSRFPRQRLDAEVIRDAMLAISGTLSCKTGGRGVMPPLPRELQATLLKGQWKTSPNQDDHYRRSIYVFARRNLRYPQFDVFDRPDANTSCARRGNSTTAPQSLLMLNSESSIKSARELAGFIWDQVGSDEDRQVTSLIRRALGRVPSQAEQAELIAFLKSQRAMLSAEKRPTQKLLLPITDAEIKAPYAGAALTDLCLAILNTSEFLYID; encoded by the coding sequence ATGAAGCAAGTATTCCGAATTCAGTGGTTGTTCCTGGTAACCTGCTGTCTGTTGTTTTTTACGGACAGTGGTTCCGCGCATGAACGGTTTAAGTTGAAAGAGTCGCCGATTACCAAAGCGGACCGCGAACACTGGTCGTTTCAGCCGATTCAAAGACCTGGTCTGCCAGCTGTCAAAAAACAGGAATGGTCGCGGACTCCCATCGATCGATTTATTCTGGCCAGACTGGAAGCCGAAAAGTTGCAGCCGGCGCATGACGCTGATCGGACAACACTCATCCGGCGTTTATATTTTGATGTGATCGGTCTGCCTCCGATGCCGGAAGACGTCGATCGGTTTCTGGCGGATCAGTCAAAAGATGCCTACGAGAAGCTGGTAGATCGCTTGCTGGCCTCAGAGCATTATGGCGAACGCTGGGCACAACACTGGCTGGATCTGGCGCGCTTTGCAGAGACAGACGGTTATGAACATGACAAGATCCGGCCGCATGCGTGGAAGTACCGCGACTGGGTGATTAAGGCGTTGAATGCTGATATGCCCTATGATCAGTTTGTCCGCTGGCAACTGGCGGGCGATGTGATTGCACCGCAGAACCCGGATGCGAAAATCGCGACGGCCTTTTGTCTTTCCGGTCCTGATATGCCTGATATCAATTCACAGGAAGAACGCAGACACACCTTATTGAATGAGATGACATCGACGGTCGGCTCGGTCTTTATGGCACTGCAGATGGGATGTGCCCAATGTCACGATCACAAGTATGATCCCATCAGCACGATTGATTTTTATCGTATGCGTGCTTTTTTTGAACCGGCGGTGAAACCGGTGCGGAATCAATCGGTATTGATGCTGGCTTCGACGGGAACGTCGGGTCAGCCGAGCCATGTGATGATTCGAGGGGACTGGCGTCAGCCGGGTCCCCAAGTTCAGCCGGCATTTTTACGGGTTGCGAATCTGAACGATTTGAATGTTGAATCCAACGATGCGAAACAGCAGCGGCTGGCGTTTGCCCGCTGGCTTACACAGGACGAGCATCCATTGACGTCGCGCGTGATTGTAAACCGGATCTGGCAGCATCATTTTGGTCGTGGTCTGTCCACGTCGCCCAGTGATTTTGGCACGATGGGCGAATCGCCTTCCCATCCGGAATTGATGGACTGGCTGGCAGCAGAACTGATTGCATCCGATTGGAAAATAAAATCGCTGCATCGTTTGATTCTGACTTCCAGCGTCTATCGTCAAGCCAGCAGACCCAAGTTGAGATCATTGCAGAAGAACAAAGACTGGGAGCAGTCATTAAAGGTCGATCCAGAAGCCACGTTACTCTCGCGATTTCCACGTCAGCGTCTGGATGCCGAAGTGATTCGGGATGCGATGTTGGCGATTAGCGGAACGCTTTCCTGCAAAACCGGCGGCCGAGGCGTGATGCCTCCCTTGCCGCGTGAGTTACAGGCGACGTTGTTGAAGGGACAATGGAAGACGAGCCCGAACCAAGACGATCATTATCGACGCAGTATCTATGTCTTCGCGCGGCGCAATTTGCGCTACCCTCAGTTTGATGTCTTTGATCGTCCCGATGCGAACACCAGTTGTGCTCGACGCGGCAACTCGACGACGGCGCCGCAGTCATTGCTGATGTTGAATTCAGAAAGCTCGATCAAGTCTGCACGAGAGTTGGCCGGTTTTATCTGGGATCAGGTCGGTTCTGATGAAGATCGGCAGGTGACATCACTCATCCGTCGTGCGTTAGGACGTGTTCCCTCTCAAGCAGAACAGGCAGAACTGATCGCTTTTCTAAAATCGCAACGCGCGATGCTTTCCGCTGAGAAACGGCCCACTCAAAAATTGTTGCTCCCCATTACCGATGCAGAGATCAAAGCTCCCTACGCAGGCGCCGCTTTAACAGATCTCTGCCTGGCGATTCTGAATACCAGTGAATTTCTCTATATAGATTAA
- a CDS encoding ABC transporter ATP-binding protein, with protein MDNESVIQVSNLTKIYRDFWGRKKVRALNSLSLEVKKGEIFGLLGPNGSGKTTTLKLLLGLLFPSEGEINVLGQPATNVEKNERIGYLPEESYLYRFLNAEETLDFYGRLFKMSAKERRERSAELIEKVGLGHAKRRQLKEYSKGMTRRIGLAQALINNPDLVMLDEPTSGLDPLGTDDMKRMILELKEQGKTVLMCSHLLADVQDVCDRIAILYGGELKVMGRVDDLLKEQEETQILTSRLSEEAIKEIEQVVAKHNGKVDSVDHPTATLESLFLKTVQESKARPGQRFVPESEEKKAAE; from the coding sequence ATGGACAACGAGTCAGTCATTCAGGTGAGCAACCTGACGAAGATCTATCGTGATTTCTGGGGCCGCAAAAAAGTTCGGGCCCTCAACTCATTAAGCCTCGAAGTGAAAAAAGGGGAGATCTTTGGTCTTCTGGGTCCCAACGGTTCTGGAAAAACCACAACTCTGAAACTGCTGCTGGGGCTCTTGTTTCCTTCCGAAGGGGAAATTAACGTCCTCGGGCAACCGGCAACCAATGTGGAAAAGAACGAACGCATCGGCTATCTGCCTGAAGAATCCTATCTGTATCGTTTTTTGAATGCGGAAGAAACACTTGATTTCTACGGACGGCTCTTCAAAATGTCTGCCAAAGAACGTCGCGAACGATCTGCCGAGCTGATTGAAAAAGTCGGCCTGGGTCACGCCAAGCGACGTCAGCTCAAAGAATATTCAAAAGGGATGACCCGCCGTATCGGCCTGGCACAGGCACTCATCAATAACCCTGATCTCGTCATGCTCGACGAACCGACCAGTGGTCTTGACCCGCTCGGTACGGATGACATGAAACGCATGATTCTGGAACTGAAGGAACAGGGCAAAACCGTTTTAATGTGTAGCCACCTCCTGGCAGACGTGCAGGATGTTTGCGACCGGATCGCCATTCTGTACGGTGGAGAATTGAAAGTCATGGGACGCGTGGATGACCTGTTGAAAGAACAGGAAGAAACACAAATCCTCACCTCACGCCTGAGCGAGGAAGCCATCAAGGAAATTGAGCAGGTCGTTGCCAAACACAATGGGAAAGTCGATTCGGTCGACCATCCCACCGCGACACTCGAATCACTGTTCCTTAAAACAGTACAGGAAAGTAAAGCACGTCCTGGGCAACGATTCGTTCCCGAATCGGAAGAGAAAAAAGCGGCAGAGTAA
- a CDS encoding LamG domain-containing protein, giving the protein MRKMMYLLLSAVCWAMVFPASDARAEEEALIGDWRLQGDARDQSRFQNQGVNRGVILKPGQPAQFDGRKAFIEVPDSKSLQLGTGEFSIMMTVNTSADLDDVIGSVLSKYDANTRRGFQLSIKNHAGVTSSQSNDRHLQFGIDNGKIDANWTDHGQLGEAVLVYSMAVYDGQLFAGTCVPGEKAAGRVFRFAGGKKWIDCGAPDLCNAVNSLAVYNGQLYAGTGKYRLKGSSLSESDNPHFGGNVYRYEGDGKWVHCGQLPGVEAINGMVVYQGKLYASSMYAPAAFFRYDGGTKWTSCGVPEGKRVESMAVYNGDLYATSYDAGAVFRYDGKQWSPAGKVGESTQTYGFTVYAGDLYVSEWPHAEVYRYAGKNQWTLAGRLGEEKESMPLAVYNGKMYAGSLPLAEVYRYDGGVDWKNTGRLDMTPDVRYRRVWSMAVYQGRLFAGTLPAGRVHSIEAGKSATYDTALKPGWRQIVAVKEKGRLKLYVDGALVATSSAFDPAEYDLTNDKPLQIGFGAHDYFNGNMKDVKLYRRALTADEVRKDYLQNTD; this is encoded by the coding sequence ATGAGAAAAATGATGTACCTGCTGTTGTCGGCTGTGTGTTGGGCAATGGTGTTTCCTGCGTCTGATGCCAGGGCAGAAGAGGAAGCGTTGATTGGCGACTGGCGATTGCAGGGTGATGCTCGCGATCAGAGCCGTTTCCAAAATCAAGGCGTCAATCGAGGCGTGATACTCAAGCCCGGTCAGCCAGCGCAATTTGACGGGCGAAAGGCATTCATTGAAGTTCCCGATTCAAAGTCGCTGCAGTTGGGGACCGGCGAGTTCTCAATCATGATGACGGTGAATACGAGTGCCGATCTGGATGATGTGATTGGTAGCGTGCTGAGTAAGTATGATGCGAACACACGCCGCGGGTTTCAGTTGAGCATTAAGAATCATGCCGGCGTGACCAGCAGCCAATCGAATGATCGTCATCTTCAGTTTGGAATCGACAATGGGAAAATTGATGCCAACTGGACGGATCATGGTCAATTGGGAGAAGCCGTTCTCGTTTACAGTATGGCCGTTTATGACGGGCAACTCTTTGCCGGCACCTGTGTTCCGGGAGAGAAGGCTGCCGGTCGTGTGTTCCGGTTTGCCGGCGGGAAGAAGTGGATTGATTGCGGGGCGCCGGATTTATGTAACGCCGTAAATTCACTGGCGGTCTATAACGGGCAACTCTATGCGGGGACGGGTAAGTATCGTTTGAAAGGTTCTTCACTGTCTGAATCAGACAACCCGCATTTTGGCGGCAATGTTTACCGATATGAAGGAGACGGAAAGTGGGTGCACTGCGGTCAGTTGCCGGGTGTGGAAGCGATCAACGGGATGGTGGTTTATCAGGGAAAACTGTATGCCTCTTCGATGTATGCGCCGGCTGCGTTTTTTCGCTACGACGGAGGCACAAAGTGGACTTCGTGCGGCGTGCCGGAGGGGAAGCGTGTGGAATCGATGGCCGTCTATAATGGCGACCTGTATGCTACCAGCTATGATGCTGGTGCTGTGTTTCGGTATGACGGCAAGCAGTGGTCGCCCGCCGGGAAGGTGGGAGAGTCAACGCAAACCTATGGCTTTACAGTTTATGCAGGAGATCTGTATGTGAGTGAGTGGCCGCACGCCGAAGTCTATCGCTACGCGGGAAAGAATCAATGGACGCTGGCGGGGCGGCTGGGGGAAGAGAAAGAGAGTATGCCACTGGCTGTGTATAACGGCAAGATGTATGCTGGCTCGCTGCCTCTGGCAGAAGTCTACCGCTATGATGGCGGCGTCGACTGGAAGAATACCGGTCGGCTCGACATGACGCCGGACGTGCGTTACCGTCGTGTCTGGTCGATGGCCGTTTATCAGGGGCGGTTGTTTGCCGGAACATTGCCGGCAGGACGCGTGCATTCCATCGAAGCCGGCAAAAGTGCGACTTACGATACCGCACTCAAACCGGGGTGGCGTCAGATTGTGGCGGTCAAAGAAAAAGGTCGTCTCAAGCTGTATGTTGATGGCGCGCTGGTGGCGACCTCCTCAGCATTTGATCCAGCCGAATACGATCTCACGAATGACAAACCGTTGCAGATTGGATTTGGGGCACACGATTATTTCAATGGAAATATGAAAGATGTGAAACTCTATCGGCGGGCTTTGACTGCGGATGAGGTTCGGAAAGACTATTTGCAGAATACCGATTAA